One window of the Falco biarmicus isolate bFalBia1 chromosome 2, bFalBia1.pri, whole genome shotgun sequence genome contains the following:
- the LOC130144892 gene encoding uncharacterized protein LOC130144892 translates to MGSCSVIKSQTVTTLADPGAGIMIAVETEPQNTVCPNKRHAGQLPRHRAARSSWCSCPSGNPQPAVPASISPHHPPSLLPTERFPLQLPTGPEVPGMSFTTLTMPPPVTAGVLPSVPGLLITVRPSQLHIVTHQPALATWQGVQGPLGDSGQVVQLPHVLQLPSGVQLPPLPAPCPPAYGQGQQVVMGTLVPHQPVGLGPWAVGQGQPLYPTGCTVLNVPAHAGPLPPQHPAAQHCVQVSPVLRTHPGSTQKLLEAFNNDVVASEDGVPADTPCQPALDMLSGRSRTKHQEVVTTPPSPENLLDLPELGPDAFNEAFPELAEDNLQFQDEHSSTVDSSDPLAWLDSILELPEVLSGSCLTTLLNKFPEFSEYVAKGGCSKEQSLAAGLGDSEDTDRGVPDVPVLTTTLNRIPDLLECTMEGNCPKDQVVAAMQEDTNPSWQRVATSPLLDAKGKQGGLAAVFPTRLPESPMEPSQEGPMDTSEESPLKGCPEGPHKGLPESPQQILLNSPLASPPTAPQHHLPCMAQLVEEVLRRQPQVILTHLPPPLGIFSCRVVPRSGKAAGKQAKRPTLADTLGMPEMSPRGSMPPKKRKKMVVCPVAKSSKTLWEGKPHRDATAVGCSGEQGGSSKQRASNSDYVPTK, encoded by the exons ATGGGAAGTTGTTCTGTCATTAAAAGTCAAACTGTCACAACGCTGGCTGACCCGGGTGCTGGCATAATGATCGCCGTGGAGACGGAACCCCAGAACACTGTTTGCCCCAACAAACGCCACGCTGGCCAACTGCCGCGGCACAGAGCAGCACGCTCCTCGTGGTGCTCCTGCCCTTCGGGTAACCCCCAACCAGCTGTGCCGGCCAGCATCTCACCCCATCACCCCCCTTCGCTTCTGCCCACAGAGAGgttccccctccagctgccgaCAGGACCAGAGGTGCCCGGCATGAGCTTCACCACCCTGACCATGCCGCCACCGGTCACTGCTGGTGTGCTGCCCTCTGTCCCGGGGCTGCTGATCACCGTTCGGCCTTCCCAGCTCCACATTGTCACCCACCAGCCCGCCCTGGCAAcctggcagggggtgcaggggccCCTGGGGGACTCGGGGCAGGTCGTGCAGCTGCCACAcgtgctgcagctccccagcggTGTGCAGCTGCccccgctgcctgccccttGTCCCCCTGCCTATGGCCAGGGACAGCAAGTGGTGATGGGGACACTTGTGCCCCACcagccagtggggctgggccCATGGGCCGTGGGCCAGGGGCAGCCCCTCTACCCTACGGGCTGCACTGTGCTGAACGTCCCTGCCCATGCTGGGCCCCTGCCACCCCAACACCCTGCGGCTCAGCACTGCGTGCAGGTCTCCCCTGTGCTCCGCACCCATCCTGGCAGCacccagaagctgctggaggccTTTAACAACGACGTGGTGGCCAGTGAGGATGGCGTCCCTGCTGACACCCCCTGCCAGCCCGCCCTGGATATGCTCTCTGGCAGAAGCAGGACCAAGCACCAAG aagtggTGACCACCCCGCCAAGCCCAGAGAATCTCCTGGACCTGCCCGAGCTGGGGCCAGATGCCTTCAATGAGGCCTTtcctgagctggcagaggacaATCTGCAGTTTCAGGATGAGCATTCGTCCACCGTGGACAGCAGCGACCCGCTCGCCTGGCTCGACAGCATCCTGGAGCTCCCTGAAGTTCTCAGTGGCTCCTGCTTGACCACCCTCCTCAACAAGTTCCCGGAGTTCTCAGAGTACGTGGCAAAGGGTGGCTGCTCCAAGGAGCAATCACtggcggcagggctgggggacagtGAGGACACCGACCGtggtgtccctgatgtcccTGTCTTGACCACCACCCTCAACAGGATCCCTGACCTCTTGGAGTGCACGATGGAGGGCAACTGTCCCAAGGACCAAGTGGTGGCCGCAATGCAGGAGGACACCAACCCCTCCTGGCAGAGGGTGGCAACATCCCCCCTGCTGGACGCCAAAGGcaagcagggtgggctggcagcggtcTTCCCCACCCGGCTGCCAGAGAGCCCCATGGAGCCCTCTCAGGAGGGTCCTATGGACACTTCAGAGGAGAGCCCCTTGAAGGGATGCCCAGAGGGTCCCCACAAGGGTCTCCCAGAGAGTCCTCAGCAGATCCTGCTGAATAGTCCCCTGGCCAGCCCCCCTACTGCACCCCAGCATCATCTGCCCTGCATGGCCcagctggtggaggaggtgCTGCGGAGGCAGCCCCAGGTCATTCTGACCCACTTGCCACCACCACTGGGCATCTTCTCCTGCCGGGTGGTGCCCAGATCAGGCAAGGCTGCTGGTAAACAGGCCAAGCGCCCCACATTGGCTGACACCCTCGGGATGCCAGAGATGTCCCCACGGGGCAGCATGCCAcccaagaagaggaagaagatggtGGTGTGCCCGGTGGCAAAAAGCTCCAAAACCCTCTGGGAGGGGAAGCCACACAGGGATGCCACGgcggtgggctgtagt
- the LOC130145192 gene encoding uncharacterized protein DDB_G0284459-like has protein sequence MRGGAAAVPRARCQSVLGTGVRSCRAVATPGQTQPAGARCCNGPAPGDKPPPGDRGVQSGCAPPRFNFPPTRTRSDRDRDRDARERDPRGSNRDRDQDARERDPRGSERDRDRDGDRDRDARGSDRDRDPQGSDRDQHPRGSDRDLDRNSRGSDQDRDRDLRCSDPDRVQEPGDGTPAAHTRDRDRDPRNRDPRRWEPRPRAPGAPPLGTETPGTGSPAARDRDPGHRGPGPLWLTTRTGTPRIGIPAVQDRDPGHRDPRNSRPGPGQGPHRR, from the exons ATGCGCG GAGGCGCCGCTGCCGTCCCCCGAGCACGTTGCCAGAGCGTGCTTGGCACGGGAGTACGGAGCTGCCGCGCCGTTGCAACCCCGGGACAAACGCAGCCCGCGGGTGCTCGCTGCTGCAACGGCCCCGCCCCTGGCGACAAGCCCCCACCTGGGGACCGCGGGGTGCAGAGCGGCTGCGCCCCTCCACGGTTTAATTTCCCCCCCACTCGGACACGCTCCGACCGGGACCGCGACCGGGACGCCCGGGAacgggacccccgcggctcgaACCGAGACCGCGACCAGGACGCCCGGGAacgggacccccgcggctccgAACGGGACCGCGACCGGGACGGGGACCGCGACCGGGACGCCCGCGGCTCCGACCGCGACCGGGACCCCCAAGGCTCCGACCGTGACCAGCACCCCCGCGGCTCCGACCGGGACCTAGACCGGAACTCCCGCGGCTCCGACCAGGACCGCGACCGGGACCTCCGCTGCTCGGACCCGGACCGGGTTCAAGAACCCGGCGACGGGACCCCTGCGGCTCATACCAGGGATCGGGACCGAGACCCCCGGAACCGGGACCCCCGCAGATGGGAGCCGAGACCCCGGGCACCGGGAGCCCCGCCGCTCGGGACCGAGACCCCGGGCACCGGGAGCCCCGCcgctcgggaccgggaccccggGCACCGGGGACCGGGACCCCTGTGGCTAACGACCAGGACCGGGACCCCCAGGATCGGGATCCCCGCGGTACAGGACAGGGACCCCGGGCACCGGGACCCGCGCAACTCGAGACCTGGACCGGGACAGGGACCCCACAGACGGTGA